In Hemicordylus capensis ecotype Gifberg chromosome 3, rHemCap1.1.pri, whole genome shotgun sequence, one DNA window encodes the following:
- the LOC128351184 gene encoding zinc finger protein 664-like isoform X1 produces MEENGGNPASLAGDSGKRKNEGEPSGALLGSARWRKRKQQRQKPRAKQEKKRRNRNGSSASQQGIQTIMQEETERSLCQGSRKGFRSETSFQPQCKIQPGDTLFECLDCGKSFSARGKLTRHHRTHTGEKPHKCLECGKSFSSTGDLNVHHRIHTGEKPHKCLECGKSFSTRGELTSHHRTHTGEKPYKCWECGKSFSRSGELTVHYKTHTGEKPYKCWECGKSFIRSGELTVHYRTHTGEKPYKCWECGKSFSMKGNLATHYSIHTGEKPHKCLECGKRFRTNGEVKLHHRTHSGEKPHKCLECGRSFSCSGNLTVHHRTHTGEKPHKCLECGKSFRQSAHLTMHHSTHTGEKSHKCLECGKRFTTNGELNVHHRTHTGEKPYKCLECGKSFSCSGNLTMHHRTHTGEKPHKCLECGKSFRTSGELTVHHRTHTGEKPHKCLECGKIFRTSGQLTSHHKTHTGEKPHTCLECGKSFNTRANLTTHQETHSG; encoded by the exons ATGGAGGAGAATGGTGGGAATCCGGCCTCACTGG CAGGTGACAGTGGGAAGAGGAAGAATGAGGGGGAACCCAGCGGAGCATTGTTGGGAAGTGCCAGATGGAGAAAGAGGAAACAGCAGCGACAAAAACCGAgagcaaaacaagaaaaaaaacgGAGGAACAGAAATGGATCATCTGCTTCCCAGCAGGGaatacaaacaataatgcaggAGGAGACAGAAAGAAGCCTTTGCCAGGGAAGTAGGAAAGGTTTCCGTTCTGAAACAAGCTTTCAACCTCAGTGCAAAATTCAGCCAGGGGATACATTATTTGAATGCTTGGactgtggaaagagtttcagtgcAAGAGGAAAACTAACTAGGCACCATAgaacgcacactggggagaaaccacataaatgcttggagtgtggaaagagcttcagcagcacTGGAGATCTCAATGTGCATCATAGaatccatactggggagaaaccacataaatgcttggagtgtggaaagagtttcagcacAAGAGGAGAACTAACCAgtcatcatagaacccacactggggagaaaccatataaatgctgggaatgtggaaagagcttcagcaggagtggagagCTCACTGTGCACTAcaaaacccacactggggagaaaccatataaatgctgggaatgtggaaaaagcttcatcAGGAGTGGAGAACTCACTGTGCattatagaacccacactggggagaaaccatataaatgctgggaatgtggaaagagcttcagcatgaaaGGAAATCTTGCTACACATTATAGTATCCACACTggtgagaaaccacataaatgcttggagtgtggaaagagattccGTACAAATGGAGAAGTTAAGTTGCATCATAGAACCCAcagtggggagaaaccacataaatgcttggagtgtgggaggagcttcagctgcagtggaaatcttactgtgcatcatagaacccacactggggagaaaccacataaatgtttggagtgtggaaaaagctttagGCAGAGTGCACACCTTACTATGCACCATAgtacccacactggggagaaatcacataaatgcttggagtgtggaaaaagatTCACTACAAATGGAGAACTTAATgtgcaccatagaacccacactggggagaaaccatataaatgcttggagtgtggaaagagcttcagctgcagtggaaatcttactatgcaccatagaacccacactggggagaaaccacataagtgcttggagtgtggaaagagctttagaaCGAGTGGAGAACTCACTGtgcatcatagaacccacactggggagaaaccacataaatgcttggagtgtggaaagatctTCAGGACGAGTGGACAACTAACTAGTCATCAtaaaacccacactggggagaaaccacatacatgcttggagtgtggaaagagtttcaataCTAGGGCAAACCTTACTACTCACCAAGAAACACATTCAGGgtag
- the LOC128351184 gene encoding zinc finger protein 502-like isoform X2 — protein MQEETERSLCQGSRKGFRSETSFQPQCKIQPGDTLFECLDCGKSFSARGKLTRHHRTHTGEKPHKCLECGKSFSSTGDLNVHHRIHTGEKPHKCLECGKSFSTRGELTSHHRTHTGEKPYKCWECGKSFSRSGELTVHYKTHTGEKPYKCWECGKSFIRSGELTVHYRTHTGEKPYKCWECGKSFSMKGNLATHYSIHTGEKPHKCLECGKRFRTNGEVKLHHRTHSGEKPHKCLECGRSFSCSGNLTVHHRTHTGEKPHKCLECGKSFRQSAHLTMHHSTHTGEKSHKCLECGKRFTTNGELNVHHRTHTGEKPYKCLECGKSFSCSGNLTMHHRTHTGEKPHKCLECGKSFRTSGELTVHHRTHTGEKPHKCLECGKIFRTSGQLTSHHKTHTGEKPHTCLECGKSFNTRANLTTHQETHSG, from the coding sequence atgcaggAGGAGACAGAAAGAAGCCTTTGCCAGGGAAGTAGGAAAGGTTTCCGTTCTGAAACAAGCTTTCAACCTCAGTGCAAAATTCAGCCAGGGGATACATTATTTGAATGCTTGGactgtggaaagagtttcagtgcAAGAGGAAAACTAACTAGGCACCATAgaacgcacactggggagaaaccacataaatgcttggagtgtggaaagagcttcagcagcacTGGAGATCTCAATGTGCATCATAGaatccatactggggagaaaccacataaatgcttggagtgtggaaagagtttcagcacAAGAGGAGAACTAACCAgtcatcatagaacccacactggggagaaaccatataaatgctgggaatgtggaaagagcttcagcaggagtggagagCTCACTGTGCACTAcaaaacccacactggggagaaaccatataaatgctgggaatgtggaaaaagcttcatcAGGAGTGGAGAACTCACTGTGCattatagaacccacactggggagaaaccatataaatgctgggaatgtggaaagagcttcagcatgaaaGGAAATCTTGCTACACATTATAGTATCCACACTggtgagaaaccacataaatgcttggagtgtggaaagagattccGTACAAATGGAGAAGTTAAGTTGCATCATAGAACCCAcagtggggagaaaccacataaatgcttggagtgtgggaggagcttcagctgcagtggaaatcttactgtgcatcatagaacccacactggggagaaaccacataaatgtttggagtgtggaaaaagctttagGCAGAGTGCACACCTTACTATGCACCATAgtacccacactggggagaaatcacataaatgcttggagtgtggaaaaagatTCACTACAAATGGAGAACTTAATgtgcaccatagaacccacactggggagaaaccatataaatgcttggagtgtggaaagagcttcagctgcagtggaaatcttactatgcaccatagaacccacactggggagaaaccacataagtgcttggagtgtggaaagagctttagaaCGAGTGGAGAACTCACTGtgcatcatagaacccacactggggagaaaccacataaatgcttggagtgtggaaagatctTCAGGACGAGTGGACAACTAACTAGTCATCAtaaaacccacactggggagaaaccacatacatgcttggagtgtggaaagagtttcaataCTAGGGCAAACCTTACTACTCACCAAGAAACACATTCAGGgtag